The following are encoded together in the [Limnothrix rosea] IAM M-220 genome:
- a CDS encoding MoaD/ThiS family protein translates to MAVKVLIPTPLQKFTKDQPTVECDGSSVKELLDSLEANCPGIKARLCDDQGKPRRFLNIYVNEEDIRFLDNVDTALSDGDEVSIVPAVAGG, encoded by the coding sequence ATGGCCGTTAAAGTTTTAATCCCCACTCCTCTTCAAAAATTCACGAAGGATCAACCAACCGTTGAATGTGATGGTTCTTCTGTTAAAGAATTGCTCGATTCCCTAGAAGCAAACTGCCCTGGTATCAAAGCTCGTCTTTGTGATGACCAAGGTAAGCCTCGTCGTTTCCTCAATATCTATGTCAACGAAGAAGATATCCGCTTCCTCGATAATGTAGATACTGCTTTAAGTGATGGCGATGAAGTTAGTATCGTACCTGCGGTAGCTGGCGGCTAA
- the acsF gene encoding magnesium-protoporphyrin IX monomethyl ester (oxidative) cyclase — MVSTVNKPSGADELRPGVKVPAKETILTPRFYTTDFDEMAKMDLSVNEEEMEAIIEEFRVDYNRHHFVRDESFDVSFDSIEGKTRELFVEFLERSCTAEFSGFLLYKELGRRLKDKNPLLAEGFTLMSRDEARHAGFLNKAMTDFNLSLDLGFLTKSRSYTFFKPKFIFYATYLSEKIGYWRYIKIYRHLEKNPQDQIYPIFKFFENWCQDENRHGDFFDALMKTQPGILNDWKARLWCRFFLLSVFATMYLNDIQRSGFYESLGLDARQFDKEVIYETNNTAGRVFPIILDVEKPEFYERLETCVSNNEKLREIASSEAPAPVKFLKKLPKYVSNATNLISLYFMKPIRVDQLEGTVR, encoded by the coding sequence ATGGTAAGTACTGTTAACAAACCCTCTGGAGCAGATGAGCTACGCCCCGGCGTTAAAGTTCCAGCAAAGGAAACAATCCTCACACCCCGCTTCTATACCACCGACTTCGACGAGATGGCAAAGATGGATTTGTCCGTCAACGAAGAAGAGATGGAAGCCATCATCGAAGAGTTCCGCGTAGACTACAACCGCCACCACTTTGTCCGTGACGAATCCTTTGATGTATCCTTTGACAGCATCGAAGGCAAAACGCGCGAACTATTTGTCGAGTTCCTAGAGCGCTCTTGTACTGCCGAATTCTCTGGTTTTCTTCTTTACAAGGAACTAGGTCGTCGTCTCAAAGACAAAAATCCCCTTTTGGCTGAAGGCTTCACCCTCATGTCCCGCGACGAAGCGCGCCATGCTGGATTCCTCAACAAAGCCATGACAGACTTCAATCTGTCCCTCGACCTTGGTTTTCTCACGAAGAGCCGCAGCTACACATTCTTTAAGCCGAAGTTCATTTTCTACGCAACTTACCTTTCTGAAAAGATTGGTTACTGGCGTTATATCAAAATTTATCGTCACCTCGAAAAGAATCCCCAGGATCAGATTTACCCCATCTTTAAGTTCTTTGAAAACTGGTGTCAGGACGAAAATCGTCACGGTGATTTTTTCGACGCTTTGATGAAGACCCAGCCCGGTATCCTTAACGACTGGAAAGCGCGTCTCTGGTGTCGTTTCTTCCTGCTTTCTGTATTTGCAACGATGTATCTCAACGATATTCAGCGTTCTGGCTTCTATGAGTCCCTCGGCCTCGATGCCCGTCAGTTTGATAAGGAAGTCATCTACGAGACAAATAATACTGCTGGTCGTGTCTTCCCCATTATTCTTGATGTGGAGAAGCCTGAGTTTTATGAGCGCCTTGAAACTTGTGTCAGTAACAATGAGAAATTGCGCGAGATTGCCTCTTCTGAAGCACCTGCACCTGTGAAGTTCCTCAAAAAGCTGCCTAAGTATGTTTCAAATGCAACGAATTTAATTAGCTTGTACTTCATGAAGCCTATTCGTGTTGATCAGCTTGAAGGTACAGTTCGCTAG
- the thrC gene encoding threonine synthase, protein MVQAPINHDALKTLDTANFTNLACKECGAEYEAEAKHVCEFCFGPLEVKYDYEKIKSKVSRETIEAGPNSIWRYKEFLPVETDTPIDVGTGMTPLLKANRLARRLGLKELYIKNDAVNMPTLSFKDRVVSVALTRAQELGFSTVSCASTGNLANSTAAIAAHAGLDCCVFIPSDLESGKVLGTLIYNPILMAVHGNYDQVNRLCSEVANSKGWGFVNINLRPYYSEGSKTLGYEVIEQLGWELPDHIVAPLASGSLFGKIYKGFNEFVETGLVEAKDVRFSGAQAEGCSPISQAFKEGRDFITPQKPNTIAKSIAIGNPADGVYALEIARKTNGNIEDVTDAEIVEGMKLLAETEGIFTETAGGTTIAVLKKLVEAGKINPDEKTVVYITGNGLKTQEAVQNSAGEPYTIDANLSSFEAALDRARTLERLDWQETSV, encoded by the coding sequence ATGGTTCAGGCACCTATTAATCACGACGCTCTCAAAACCCTAGACACAGCGAACTTCACTAATCTCGCTTGTAAAGAGTGTGGCGCGGAATACGAAGCAGAAGCAAAGCACGTTTGTGAGTTTTGTTTTGGCCCCCTCGAAGTTAAGTACGACTACGAGAAAATCAAGAGTAAAGTTAGCCGTGAAACAATCGAAGCGGGTCCTAACTCCATTTGGCGTTACAAAGAATTTTTGCCCGTTGAAACTGACACGCCCATTGATGTCGGTACAGGCATGACTCCCCTGCTCAAAGCAAACCGTTTAGCGCGTCGCCTCGGCCTCAAGGAGCTTTACATCAAAAACGATGCGGTGAATATGCCCACGTTGAGCTTCAAAGATCGTGTGGTATCCGTTGCTCTAACCCGTGCCCAAGAGCTGGGTTTTTCTACCGTTTCCTGTGCAAGTACTGGTAACCTTGCCAACTCCACTGCGGCGATCGCCGCCCATGCTGGTCTCGACTGTTGCGTCTTTATCCCTTCCGATCTTGAATCAGGAAAAGTCCTCGGTACGCTAATCTACAACCCCATTTTGATGGCAGTTCACGGTAACTACGACCAAGTCAACCGTCTCTGCTCTGAAGTCGCGAACTCCAAAGGCTGGGGCTTCGTGAACATCAACCTCCGTCCTTACTACTCCGAAGGTTCTAAGACCCTCGGTTACGAAGTAATTGAGCAACTCGGTTGGGAACTCCCCGACCATATCGTTGCGCCTCTCGCTTCCGGTTCTCTCTTCGGCAAGATTTACAAAGGCTTTAATGAATTTGTTGAAACTGGTCTGGTAGAAGCCAAAGATGTCCGCTTCAGCGGTGCACAGGCAGAAGGATGTTCTCCGATTTCCCAAGCCTTTAAAGAAGGTCGCGACTTTATCACGCCTCAGAAGCCCAACACGATTGCCAAGTCCATTGCAATTGGTAATCCTGCGGACGGTGTCTACGCCCTTGAAATTGCCCGCAAGACTAACGGCAACATCGAAGATGTAACTGATGCAGAAATCGTTGAAGGCATGAAGCTCCTCGCGGAAACAGAGGGCATCTTCACTGAAACTGCTGGTGGTACAACAATCGCTGTGCTCAAGAAGCTTGTGGAAGCTGGCAAAATCAATCCTGACGAAAAGACTGTTGTGTACATCACTGGTAACGGTCTCAAGACTCAGGAAGCAGTACAAAACTCCGCTGGTGAGCCTTACACCATCGATGCGAACCTCAGCTCCTTCGAAGCAGCTCTCGACCGTGCGCGTACCCTTGAGCGTCTAGATTGGCAAGAGACTTCTGTATAA